A stretch of the Cellulomonas sp. WB94 genome encodes the following:
- a CDS encoding DUF4870 domain-containing protein: MTAETPGTPDEPTGAVPPPPAPQYETPQYQAPQGEYPPPPPAPGYGAPQGAYPPPPPAPGYGAPGYASPQGAYPPPAYGVQPPLTDSDQRMWSVFAHIGGVFVSFLVPLVILLVFKGRGAFVEDQAKEALNFQITLAIAYVVGGLTAILIIGLFILLAAGICSFVFAIMAAIASNRGELYRYPLTLRLVS, encoded by the coding sequence GTGACCGCCGAGACCCCGGGGACACCCGACGAGCCGACAGGCGCCGTCCCGCCGCCGCCCGCACCGCAGTACGAGACACCGCAGTACCAGGCGCCCCAGGGTGAGTACCCGCCGCCGCCCCCGGCTCCCGGGTACGGCGCACCGCAGGGCGCCTATCCCCCGCCGCCGCCCGCACCCGGGTACGGCGCACCGGGGTACGCCTCGCCGCAGGGTGCCTATCCGCCGCCGGCGTACGGGGTCCAGCCCCCGCTGACCGACTCCGACCAGCGCATGTGGTCGGTCTTCGCCCACATCGGTGGGGTGTTCGTCTCGTTCCTCGTCCCGCTCGTCATCCTGCTCGTCTTCAAGGGTCGGGGGGCGTTCGTCGAGGACCAGGCGAAGGAGGCGCTCAACTTCCAGATCACCCTGGCGATCGCCTACGTGGTGGGGGGCCTGACGGCGATCCTCATCATCGGCCTGTTCATCCTGCTCGCCGCCGGGATCTGCTCGTTCGTGTTCGCGATCATGGCCGCCATCGCGTCCAACCGCGGTGAGCTGTACCGCTACCCGCTGACGCTCCGGCTCGTCAGCTGA
- a CDS encoding DUF4870 domain-containing protein, which yields MSQTPPPPWAGQPPAGPPLTDAETRQWAGLAHLGGILWIVPGLIIWLLFRARSGFVDQEGKKAVNFQITLLIGWVIVWIADAIFLPWFLANLLQLALWIFSLVFSIQGYLAVQRGQAYRYPFSLELIK from the coding sequence ATGAGCCAGACCCCACCGCCGCCGTGGGCCGGGCAGCCGCCCGCGGGCCCACCCCTGACCGACGCCGAGACCCGCCAGTGGGCCGGGCTCGCGCACCTCGGCGGGATCTTGTGGATCGTGCCCGGCCTCATCATCTGGCTCCTGTTCCGCGCGCGCAGCGGGTTCGTGGACCAAGAAGGTAAGAAGGCGGTGAACTTCCAGATCACGCTGCTGATCGGGTGGGTCATCGTCTGGATCGCCGACGCGATCTTCCTGCCGTGGTTCCTGGCCAACCTGCTCCAGCTCGCGCTGTGGATCTTCTCCCTGGTCTTCTCGATCCAGGGCTACCTGGCTGTGCAGCGTGGCCAGGCCTACCGCTACCCCTTCTCCTTGGAGCTGATCAAGTGA
- a CDS encoding DUF3097 domain-containing protein, with protein MSHDRYGNDVLATPGRGGGDRPGSAHHRPRKQSRPQPAEIGLVVEEVMTGWVGAVRRVEKSGGQHVVVLEDRKGKTRTFPLGPGFWVDGEPVVLLAPVGRSAPARPTRTASGSVAVHGATARVARGSRIWVEGKHDAELVEKVWGDDLRLEGVVVELLDGVDNLADALREFAPTRERRVGVLVDHLVPGSKETRIAADATRGTPAGSVLVLGHPYIDVWQAVRPARIGLAAWPTIARGTEWKLGILRELGWPALEQADVAHAWQRILASVRSYADLEPSLLGRVEELIDFVTAS; from the coding sequence GTGAGCCACGACCGCTACGGGAACGACGTCCTCGCGACCCCCGGCCGCGGCGGCGGCGACCGGCCCGGGTCCGCGCACCACCGGCCCCGCAAGCAGTCCCGCCCGCAGCCTGCCGAGATCGGACTCGTCGTCGAGGAGGTCATGACCGGCTGGGTCGGTGCCGTCCGACGCGTCGAGAAGTCCGGCGGGCAGCACGTCGTCGTGCTCGAGGACCGCAAGGGCAAGACGCGCACGTTCCCGCTCGGGCCCGGGTTCTGGGTCGACGGGGAGCCCGTCGTGCTCCTCGCGCCCGTCGGCCGGTCCGCACCGGCCCGCCCGACGCGCACCGCGTCCGGATCGGTCGCGGTGCACGGCGCCACGGCCCGGGTGGCGCGCGGGAGCCGGATCTGGGTCGAGGGCAAGCACGACGCCGAGCTCGTCGAGAAGGTGTGGGGCGACGACCTGCGCCTCGAGGGTGTGGTGGTCGAGCTGCTCGACGGCGTCGACAACCTCGCCGACGCGCTCCGGGAGTTCGCCCCGACACGCGAGCGGCGCGTCGGGGTGCTCGTCGACCACCTCGTGCCCGGCTCCAAGGAGACGCGGATCGCCGCCGACGCCACCCGCGGCACACCGGCCGGGAGCGTCCTCGTGCTCGGCCATCCCTACATCGACGTCTGGCAGGCCGTGCGCCCCGCGCGGATCGGCCTCGCGGCATGGCCGACGATCGCGCGCGGCACCGAGTGGAAGCTCGGCATCCTGCGGGAGCTCGGCTGGCCCGCGCTCGAGCAGGCCGACGTCGCGCACGCGTGGCAGCGGATCCTCGCGTCGGTGCGCTCCTACGCCGATCTCGAGCCGTCGCTGCTCGGGCGGGTCGAGGAGCTCATCGACTTCGTGACGGCGTCCTGA
- the hrcA gene encoding heat-inducible transcriptional repressor HrcA, with protein MSEDRKLDVLRAIVEDYVATREPVGSRALVERHGLGVSPATIRNDMAALEEGGFIVQPHTSAGRVPTDKGYRLFVDRLSSVKPLSGAESRAIEDFLARAVDLDDVVDRAVRLLSQLTQQVAVVQYPSLRRSVLRHVELVPLGDRRLLVVIITDNGRVEQRTVELSTEPDLDVVAVLRARLNVAAAGRRLAELDTVLAALIDSFAPDHASLVRSVVSVVEETLAQESEERVVLAGTANLARASGADFTHTLGPVLEALEEQVVLLRLLTEMAEDATAVSARIGRETQHEGLLETSFVTTGYGGDGDALARIGSIGPLRMDYPGTMASVRAVARYLTRILAG; from the coding sequence ATGAGCGAGGATCGCAAGCTCGACGTGCTGCGCGCGATCGTCGAGGACTACGTGGCCACCCGCGAGCCCGTCGGCTCCCGCGCGCTGGTCGAGCGGCACGGGCTCGGGGTCTCGCCTGCGACGATCCGCAACGACATGGCGGCCCTCGAGGAGGGCGGCTTCATCGTGCAGCCGCACACGTCGGCGGGGCGCGTGCCCACGGACAAGGGGTACCGCCTGTTCGTCGACCGGCTCTCATCGGTCAAGCCGCTGTCGGGCGCGGAGTCGCGGGCGATCGAGGACTTCCTCGCGCGCGCCGTCGACCTGGACGACGTCGTGGACCGGGCCGTCCGGCTGCTCTCCCAGCTGACCCAGCAGGTCGCGGTCGTGCAGTACCCGTCGCTGCGGCGCTCGGTGCTGCGGCACGTCGAGCTCGTCCCGCTCGGTGACCGACGGCTGCTCGTGGTGATCATCACGGACAACGGTCGCGTCGAGCAGCGCACGGTCGAGCTGTCGACCGAACCCGACCTCGACGTCGTCGCGGTGCTGCGCGCCCGCCTCAACGTCGCCGCCGCCGGCCGGCGGCTCGCGGAGCTCGACACCGTGCTTGCGGCCCTCATTGACTCGTTCGCCCCGGACCATGCGTCGCTCGTCCGTTCGGTCGTCTCCGTCGTCGAGGAGACGCTCGCGCAGGAGAGCGAGGAGCGCGTCGTGCTGGCCGGGACCGCGAACCTTGCCCGCGCGAGCGGGGCGGACTTCACCCACACGCTCGGCCCCGTGCTCGAGGCGCTCGAGGAACAGGTGGTCCTCCTGCGACTGTTGACCGAGATGGCCGAGGACGCCACGGCGGTGTCAGCCAGGATCGGCCGCGAGACCCAGCACGAGGGGCTGCTCGAGACGAGCTTCGTGACGACCGGATACGGCGGTGACGGCGACGCCCTCGCCCGGATCGGCTCGATCGGTCCGCTCCGCATGGACTACCCCGGCACGATGGCCTCCGTCCGCGCGGTCGCGCGGTACCTCACACGGATCCTCGCCGGATGA